In one Pseudodesulfovibrio tunisiensis genomic region, the following are encoded:
- the nadB gene encoding L-aspartate oxidase encodes MNDFRLQSDVLVIGSGIAGATAALTLANQGVDVVLLTAGEALTSGNTQLAQGGIVYQAEDDDPSILEKDILTAGWKHNYTKAVRYLCRKGPEVLKELFIDRYHVPFNHREPGDWFLTKEGGHSLARILYCDDHTGKNIIETLSAAVEKCPNIRVLTKRTAIDLLTTRHHGRHHDFKYSLSNQCVGAYVYNEDLGQVETILSRFTVLATGGVGQVYLHTTNTKGSIGAGLTMAMRAGAELLNCEYVQFHPTVMFGGSKRGERRFLVSEAVRGEGARLVNSQGEQFMPRYDQRADLAPRDIVTRAIMDEMLHSGDDCVYLDVANNVKCDILKRFPTISQRCREIGVDICKDPIPVVPAAHYFCGGVLVDTRGRTTLDRLYAAGECSCTGVHGANRLASTSLLEGMLWGHSAANDIAQRLTRSSQLSRKLMDNIPDWESPGNVHNEDPALIAQDWAAIRNTMWNYVGITRTSARLHRAFTDLRKLSKNLQDFYKQTPLTKPLIDLFHGCQAAYTITLASLRNKKTNGCHYRAD; translated from the coding sequence ATGAATGATTTTCGCCTCCAATCCGACGTACTGGTCATCGGGTCCGGCATTGCCGGAGCCACTGCCGCGCTCACGCTTGCCAATCAGGGTGTCGACGTGGTGCTGCTTACCGCCGGGGAGGCCCTGACCTCGGGCAATACGCAATTGGCTCAGGGCGGCATTGTCTATCAGGCCGAGGACGATGACCCGAGCATTCTGGAAAAGGATATCCTGACCGCGGGCTGGAAACACAACTATACCAAGGCAGTACGGTATCTTTGCCGCAAGGGACCGGAAGTTCTCAAGGAATTGTTCATAGATCGCTACCACGTCCCCTTCAATCACCGTGAGCCCGGGGACTGGTTCCTGACAAAGGAAGGCGGTCATTCCCTTGCCCGCATTCTGTACTGTGATGATCATACCGGCAAGAACATCATCGAAACCCTTTCCGCGGCCGTGGAAAAATGCCCGAACATTCGGGTTCTCACCAAACGTACGGCCATCGACCTGCTGACCACCCGTCATCACGGAAGACATCACGACTTCAAGTACAGTCTCTCGAATCAGTGCGTCGGTGCCTATGTGTACAACGAGGACCTCGGACAGGTGGAGACCATCCTGAGCCGGTTCACGGTCCTTGCGACCGGCGGCGTCGGTCAGGTGTATCTGCACACCACGAACACCAAGGGCTCCATCGGTGCCGGCCTGACCATGGCCATGCGCGCCGGAGCCGAATTGCTGAACTGCGAATACGTCCAGTTTCATCCCACGGTCATGTTCGGTGGTTCCAAGCGCGGCGAACGGCGTTTTCTGGTGTCCGAGGCCGTACGCGGCGAAGGCGCCCGGCTGGTGAATTCCCAAGGGGAACAGTTCATGCCGCGTTATGATCAGCGTGCGGATCTCGCTCCCCGGGATATCGTGACCCGGGCTATCATGGACGAGATGCTGCATTCCGGCGACGATTGCGTGTATCTGGACGTGGCGAACAACGTCAAATGTGACATTCTCAAACGTTTTCCCACGATTTCGCAACGCTGCCGGGAAATCGGCGTCGATATCTGCAAGGACCCGATTCCGGTGGTTCCGGCCGCGCACTACTTCTGCGGCGGCGTGCTGGTGGACACCCGGGGCCGCACGACTCTGGATCGACTCTATGCGGCAGGAGAATGCAGTTGCACCGGCGTGCATGGCGCGAACCGGCTTGCCAGTACTTCCCTGCTTGAAGGCATGCTCTGGGGCCACAGTGCCGCCAACGACATTGCCCAGCGGCTTACCCGAAGCTCCCAGCTCAGCCGCAAGCTCATGGACAACATTCCGGATTGGGAATCCCCGGGCAACGTGCATAACGAGGACCCCGCTCTCATTGCTCAGGACTGGGCCGCCATCCGCAACACCATGTGGAACTATGTGGGCATTACCCGCACCAGCGCCCGGCTGCATCGAGCCTTTACGGATTTGCGCAAGCTGTCCAAGAACCTTCAGGATTTCTACAAGCAGACTCCCCTTACCAAGCCGCTGATCGATCTTTTTCACGGGTGTCAGGCTGCGTATACCATCACGCTGGCCTCGCTTCGCAACAAGAAGACCAATGGCTGTCATTATCGGGCCGATTAG
- the nadA gene encoding quinolinate synthase NadA, translated as MPNHDDIIAEIRNQRGSSLAILGHHYQSDAVIAHTDIRGDSLELARKINGLDAEYIVFCGVYFMAESAAILRRSGQKILIPDTSASCPMADMANAANAETVLSILNSAEQRIIPLTYVNSSAAVKAVVGRFNGSVCTSANAQTMMKWALAQGDGVLFLPDRHLAVNTANALGVAEDERVILNDNVIHGDPALYVDASLARGKRLIVWPGFCPIHEEFTVADVARIRQTDPDAKIVVHPECPPDVVSASDGNGSTSYLIRFAEKAPEGAIIYMGTEENLVRRLAAEHAGRKTIIPLKASQCEDMGKITLEKLAAQLQSLDQAEPVDVPDDVREPARAALERMLEVCS; from the coding sequence ATGCCCAATCACGATGACATCATCGCTGAAATTCGCAATCAGCGCGGTTCTTCCCTGGCCATTCTGGGCCACCACTACCAGTCGGACGCGGTAATCGCACATACCGACATTCGTGGCGATTCCCTGGAACTGGCCCGCAAGATCAATGGTCTGGATGCCGAGTACATCGTGTTCTGCGGCGTATACTTCATGGCTGAATCCGCTGCCATTCTGCGGCGGTCCGGGCAGAAGATTCTCATTCCCGACACCTCTGCGTCCTGTCCCATGGCGGACATGGCCAATGCCGCAAATGCGGAAACCGTGCTGTCGATCCTGAACAGCGCCGAGCAGCGGATCATCCCCCTGACCTACGTGAATTCCTCTGCTGCGGTGAAGGCCGTGGTGGGCCGTTTCAACGGTTCAGTCTGTACGTCCGCCAATGCGCAGACCATGATGAAATGGGCTTTGGCGCAAGGCGACGGCGTGCTTTTTCTGCCGGACAGGCATCTTGCCGTGAATACGGCCAACGCGCTGGGTGTTGCCGAGGACGAACGGGTCATCCTCAATGACAACGTGATCCATGGAGACCCTGCCCTGTATGTGGATGCCTCTCTGGCCCGAGGCAAGAGACTGATTGTCTGGCCGGGCTTCTGCCCCATTCACGAGGAATTCACGGTTGCGGACGTTGCCCGGATTCGCCAAACCGACCCCGACGCGAAAATCGTTGTGCACCCCGAATGCCCGCCCGATGTGGTGAGTGCCTCGGACGGCAACGGTTCCACGTCCTATCTCATCAGATTTGCGGAAAAAGCTCCCGAGGGAGCCATCATATACATGGGTACCGAAGAGAACCTGGTCCGCCGCCTTGCCGCAGAGCATGCAGGACGCAAGACCATCATTCCCCTCAAGGCGAGCCAGTGCGAAGACATGGGCAAAATCACCCTTGAAAAACTCGCCGCCCAGCTTCAATCCCTTGATCAGGCCGAACCTGTGGACGTCCCGGACGATGTTCGCGAACCGGCCAGAGCCGCCCTTGAACGAATGCTTGAGGTCTGCTCCTAA
- the nadC gene encoding carboxylating nicotinate-nucleotide diphosphorylase gives MASDIFENFFQAEARMFLLTTIRIALAEDGSDLTSQALFKETDTAQARIVAKQDTVVAGIDLVPLVLEFGSNECQVLLNVDEGDRVSEGTLVAALQGPAPIVLKAERVILNFLSHLSGIATQTAKYVDAIKGTGAQVLDTRKTLPGLRYPEKYAVLVGGGTNHRLNLSEMLMLKDNHIDRAGGIVPAVERLRTELSTCPPIEVECRNLKEVREAVECEVDRIMLDNMDADGIREALKIVPESIETEVSGNVTLENIRSIAELGPNFISVGRLTHSAPASDFSMQFSLFDD, from the coding sequence ATGGCTTCCGATATATTCGAGAATTTTTTTCAGGCAGAAGCCCGGATGTTTCTGCTTACAACCATCCGCATTGCCCTGGCCGAGGATGGCAGCGATCTGACTTCCCAGGCATTGTTCAAGGAAACCGACACGGCGCAGGCCAGAATTGTGGCCAAGCAGGACACCGTGGTTGCGGGCATCGACCTTGTTCCTCTTGTATTGGAATTCGGCAGCAACGAGTGTCAGGTCCTGCTGAACGTGGACGAGGGCGACCGCGTGAGCGAGGGAACACTGGTTGCGGCCCTTCAGGGCCCTGCCCCGATCGTGCTCAAGGCCGAACGCGTCATTCTCAATTTTCTCTCCCATCTTTCCGGCATTGCCACGCAGACCGCAAAATATGTTGATGCGATCAAGGGAACCGGAGCCCAGGTTCTGGATACACGCAAGACCCTGCCCGGGCTCAGGTATCCGGAAAAATACGCCGTGCTTGTCGGGGGCGGCACGAATCACAGGCTGAATCTGAGCGAGATGCTGATGCTCAAGGACAACCACATCGACCGCGCCGGGGGCATTGTTCCGGCTGTGGAACGGCTGCGTACCGAACTCTCCACCTGCCCCCCCATCGAGGTGGAATGCCGCAATCTCAAGGAAGTGCGTGAGGCCGTGGAGTGCGAGGTGGATCGCATCATGCTCGACAACATGGACGCAGACGGCATTCGGGAGGCCCTGAAAATCGTGCCGGAATCCATTGAGACCGAAGTCAGTGGCAACGTGACACTGGAAAACATCCGTTCCATCGCGGAACTCGGACCGAATTTCATTTCCGTTGGCAGGCTGACCCACTCCGCCCCGGCCTCGGACTTCAGCATGCAGTTTTCCCTTTTCGACGACTAA